ATTAATGACTGGTCCACAACTTATAGCTCATTTAGCGCAAATAAACTTTTGGTTTGAACATTACAACGTATCAGTTAAGGCGTAGTAATAACCTCTTTAACAAGTATTCTCTTGTTACGGAGGTCTTTTTTTATTGTTGTTAGGTGGCATTTACTTAACACTTCATGTATAATCACTTTGATTGATTACATAAGGAGTGCTTATTATGAAAGGTATATTAATTTCAATTGTTGCTGTTATTTCTGTCGTTTTAGCAATTGCTTATACTGATAATCCGATTAAGATGACATTAAATAAAATTATTGAGGAATCAGAACATCCAGAGTTAAGTGATATTAAAGATTTAGCAAAAATGAGAACAGTTACTCACTTTGGAAAAGTGGAATCAAACCTTCTTGAAGGTGTCGGTGATGAAACTGGGTTTCAAGGGTTTATTGGAGAAAGCACAGCTTTTGTAGTGACAAAGCGCCAATTAATTGAGCCTAACCCTTATATTGTTATTTTTTCAGGTGGAGAATTACCAACAGATGAGCAGACTTTGGCACAGATTACACAAACTGTTGAAGGGTTTACAGAATTAGTAGGAAAACCGGAAAAGATAGAGATCATCTCAACCCATGAAGTTGTCATTAATAATGGGAGTGGGGAAGAAACATTAGGAACTTTCTATAAGGTTATGTTTGAAGCTAAAGGACAAGGCTTTATGCAAAAGGTGTTAACATTTGTAAATGAAGACGGAAATTACATTCATACGTTTTCCAAAGGACATAAAAAGTTAGAAGATTTTTAAGACAGATACGAGTTTGTATCTGTCTTTTTTATGCTTCGTAGAAATTGGAAGGTGAGAAATTGTGAAATTAGGGATTGCTTCAGCTTTTCTTAGTTGATCCAGCTTCAGCAATCAACGTCTAGAAAACTTCACACTCCTCATTTGCGATAAGTCGACATCGAAGGTCCTAGCCCTTCGTGTCTCCTTTATCTCATTCGAAGTGTTCCAGTTTTTACGCCGTTAAACGATTGCTTCAGCTTTTCTTATTTACCCATTCACAACAGTTCCACCATTTACATGCAGCATTTGCCCACTCATATAAGAGGAGTCTTCAGATGCTAAAAATACATAGCTTGGTGCAACTTCAAATGGTTGTCCTGCACGCTTCATCGGTGAACTTGTACCATGCGTCGCTGTTTTACCTGCTGAAAAGCTAGCTGGAATGAGAGGGGTCCAAATTGGACCTGGAGCAACACCGTTAACGCGTATTCCTTTACTCATTAATGATTTCGATAATGAACGCGTAAAAGTTACGATTGCTCCCTTCGTAGCAGAGTAATCAAGTAATTGATCATGCCCTTCATATGCTGTAATTGATGCCGTATTAATAATTGTACTTCCTGTTTTTAAATGAGGAAGCGCAGCTTTACTTAAGTAAAAGTAGGAAAAGATATTTGTTTGGAACGTCTTCAGTAATTGTTCAGCTGTAATATCATCTAATCCTTTTTGTGGATGTTGTTCAGCTGCATTATTAACTACACAATCAATCTTTCCAAATTGTTCAATCGTATGTTTAACGATTGCCTGGCAAGTTGCTTCTTGTCCAACATCCCCTGGGATGAGCAGACATTGTCGTCCTTCCTTTATGACTAATTGTTTCGTTTCTTCTGCATCTTGGTGTTCATTTAGATAGCTAATGACAATATTTGCGCCTTCTTTTGCGAAAGCTATTGCGACTGCTCTCCCAATACCACTATCTCCGCCGGTAATAATCGCCACTTTATTTAATAGCTTATCACTGCCTTTTTGGTTCGGATTAATAGCGGTTGGTTTTGGGTTCATCACTGCTTCAATGCCGGGTTGCACGTTCTGGTGTTGTGGGGGTTGTCCACCTTGAGTTTGCAATCTCATCATCCTTTCTTATTCTTGTACTTATCTATGAAACCAATTAATGTTAAAATAATTAAAAGCTACTTTATTTAGATAAGGGTGGGAGCCAATGGATAAAAGTAACTATGTTGATTCAATCGTTTCATTACTAAAAAAAAATGAAGATGAATTAGTTGAAAATTGGTTTAATCAGGCTTTAATTAGCGAATCTGAGCCCTATCTAAACGAGATGGTCCAAAATGGGCACACAACAATTAATATGATAATTAAATACTTAGAAAATCCTAATATAATAAATAACATTGCAGCTTTAACTGAAAAAATTGCTCGTGAACGAGTTGATGCTAATGTTAATATTGGAGATTTTGTGTTTAACATTAATATTGGGCGAAAACTTATTTTTGAGACAATAAATACGTCATCTCTATCTGAAAGCGTTAAAATAGATGCAATAATTAAAATTACAAATATGTTCGATATTTTTGTGAAAGATGCTGTAACCAAGTATACAAAAATAAAAGATGAGATCATAAATAATAAAAATCAATTTATAACCGAAATGCATAGTGATCGCTTAACGATCTTAGGGCAAATCGCTGCTAGTTTTGCTCATGAGTTTCGCAATCCATTAACTTCAATAAAAGGATTTATTAATTTACTTGAAAATAACTTTGAGAAAAGTGACGAAACATCAAATTATTTTAAAATTATCAATAATGAAATGGAAAGCTTACAAGAAAAAGTTAATCAATTCCTATACTTATCAAAATTGAAAATATTAGATGACAATATTGAAGGTATTGACATTAGTAATGTTGTAAAGGAAATGATTGTATTTCTAACTCCTCGCTTTAATGAAGAGAACATTACTATTGTTCAAAACATAGATGAAAATTTAAAAATCTTCGCCGTGAGAGACCAAATTAAACAAGTTATTTTAAACATTCTTCACAATGCGGTGGAAGAATTACACAATAATAATTTTGATCGAATAATTGACGTAAACGTTAGTAAATCAGATGGAAATATTATCGTAGCAATTGCTAATAATGGGCCACAAATCCCTAGTCATCTTCTTGAAAATATATTTGAACCTTTTATAAGTACGAAAGAATTAGGAACTGGATTAGGACTATCTGTATGTAAACAGATTATCGAGAAACACAATGGAACTATTTCGGTTATCACTAACCCAGAGAGAACAACTTTTTTACTGACTTTTCCAGAATAAACTTGAGCAAAGAAGGCATCATTTTTGATGCCTTTTTGTTATTTTTACAAGTGATCTGTTTTCTTTGAATATTGTCGTTCATGCTTTTCTTCAGCATTCTTTTCACGCAACATATTCTTTTCATGTCGTTTAGCATTGTTATCTCTAGCTTTTTTGTCATTATCCTTTGTCATCATTATGCCCCTTCCTTCTCTTTACTAACTTTCTTCTTTATTTTGAACTAAGTACTACTTGGTTATCCTATATGTATCAAAAAGTATTTTTATATCATAATGAAGATTCGTATGTTAGAGTAAATGGAGAAATTTTTGTGAAGTAGGTGGATTTTTTGGTAAATCTAAAGCATGAAATAAAGAAAAATATAATTTTTTTAATCGGAGCATTTCTTAATGCTATTGCCTTAAATTGGTTTTTAATTCCTGGGGAAGTATATGCTGGAGGTTTCACTGGTGTAGCACAGTTAACAGCTAGTCTCATTCCTGCTGT
This genomic interval from Lottiidibacillus patelloidae contains the following:
- a CDS encoding SDR family oxidoreductase; this encodes MRLQTQGGQPPQHQNVQPGIEAVMNPKPTAINPNQKGSDKLLNKVAIITGGDSGIGRAVAIAFAKEGANIVISYLNEHQDAEETKQLVIKEGRQCLLIPGDVGQEATCQAIVKHTIEQFGKIDCVVNNAAEQHPQKGLDDITAEQLLKTFQTNIFSYFYLSKAALPHLKTGSTIINTASITAYEGHDQLLDYSATKGAIVTFTRSLSKSLMSKGIRVNGVAPGPIWTPLIPASFSAGKTATHGTSSPMKRAGQPFEVAPSYVFLASEDSSYMSGQMLHVNGGTVVNG
- a CDS encoding histidine kinase N-terminal domain-containing protein, whose product is MDKSNYVDSIVSLLKKNEDELVENWFNQALISESEPYLNEMVQNGHTTINMIIKYLENPNIINNIAALTEKIARERVDANVNIGDFVFNINIGRKLIFETINTSSLSESVKIDAIIKITNMFDIFVKDAVTKYTKIKDEIINNKNQFITEMHSDRLTILGQIAASFAHEFRNPLTSIKGFINLLENNFEKSDETSNYFKIINNEMESLQEKVNQFLYLSKLKILDDNIEGIDISNVVKEMIVFLTPRFNEENITIVQNIDENLKIFAVRDQIKQVILNILHNAVEELHNNNFDRIIDVNVSKSDGNIIVAIANNGPQIPSHLLENIFEPFISTKELGTGLGLSVCKQIIEKHNGTISVITNPERTTFLLTFPE
- a CDS encoding DUF3941 domain-containing protein, encoding MMMTKDNDKKARDNNAKRHEKNMLREKNAEEKHERQYSKKTDHL